One segment of Mycolicibacterium sp. YH-1 DNA contains the following:
- a CDS encoding MFS transporter has translation MNTAETTPRPAGKPRIIAAAAAGNFVEWYDFAIYGYFAPVLAEVFFPKSNGLNGLLATLAVFGAAFVLRPIGALVFGNLGDRRGRRWVLSVVILTMAGATTLIGLLPSYDAVGVLAPLALIVLRLVQGFSAGGEFGGAASLLFEHSTPDKRGLFGSVQPASIVAALAVSAGLGTALTSIMSEEFLHSTGWRIPFLLALPLGVIGWYIRRHIDETPAFAQMQDEGRVSEHPVRDVFRGHWRMILAGTAAIVSWTAGGYATLQFLPAFFGGVLHRPLSEGLTASLVGLTAYAGFIVLGGWLADRIARWKVMTVGAVGLAVVAVPGYYLLIQGGAIRIGVAVVLFAIFLGLTAGPTTAMLSELIPDNVRASYLSIVYAVANAAFGGFAPYIVTALISSSGSLLSPAWYLIGLQLCAVGGLIAVGVHHRNRARTPAVPVA, from the coding sequence GTGAACACTGCAGAAACCACCCCGCGGCCAGCCGGAAAACCCAGGATCATCGCCGCAGCGGCCGCCGGCAACTTCGTCGAGTGGTACGACTTCGCGATCTACGGCTACTTCGCGCCCGTTCTCGCCGAGGTGTTCTTCCCCAAATCCAATGGCTTGAACGGATTGTTGGCCACCTTGGCGGTATTCGGCGCGGCATTCGTGCTGCGCCCAATCGGCGCCCTGGTGTTCGGCAACCTCGGTGATCGCAGGGGCCGGCGATGGGTGCTGTCGGTCGTCATCTTGACCATGGCAGGCGCGACCACGCTGATCGGACTGCTGCCGTCGTATGACGCCGTCGGTGTCCTCGCGCCACTGGCACTCATCGTGTTGCGGCTGGTCCAGGGCTTTTCCGCCGGTGGCGAGTTCGGCGGCGCGGCGTCGTTGCTCTTCGAGCACTCGACACCGGACAAGCGGGGTCTTTTTGGATCGGTTCAGCCCGCCAGCATCGTGGCCGCATTGGCCGTTTCCGCGGGGTTGGGCACCGCCCTGACGTCGATCATGTCCGAGGAGTTCCTTCACTCGACGGGGTGGCGCATCCCGTTCCTGCTCGCGCTTCCCCTTGGTGTCATCGGTTGGTACATCCGGCGCCACATCGATGAGACGCCCGCGTTCGCCCAGATGCAGGACGAGGGCAGGGTGTCCGAACATCCCGTGCGAGACGTGTTCCGGGGTCACTGGCGAATGATTCTGGCCGGTACGGCAGCCATAGTGTCGTGGACCGCGGGCGGCTATGCCACCCTGCAGTTCCTGCCCGCATTCTTCGGCGGCGTCCTGCACCGGCCGTTGTCGGAAGGGCTGACGGCATCGCTCGTCGGTTTGACCGCCTATGCGGGATTCATCGTTCTCGGCGGCTGGCTTGCCGATCGCATCGCCCGGTGGAAGGTCATGACTGTCGGCGCGGTCGGATTGGCCGTGGTCGCAGTTCCGGGGTACTACCTGCTGATTCAAGGCGGAGCGATCCGGATTGGTGTCGCGGTCGTGCTCTTCGCGATCTTCCTCGGCCTCACCGCGGGTCCCACCACCGCGATGCTGTCCGAACTGATACCCGACAATGTGCGGGCCTCGTACCTGTCGATCGTCTACGCCGTCGCCAATGCCGCCTTCGGTGGCTTCGCCCCGTATATCGTCACGGCACTGATCTCCTCCAGCGGAAGCCTGCTGTCACCGGCCTGGTATCTCATCGGACTCCAGCTGTGCGCTGTGGGCGGACTCATCGCCGTCGGGGTTCATCACCGGAACCGGGCCCGAACGCCAGCGGTTCCGGTGGCGTAG